A DNA window from Castanea sativa cultivar Marrone di Chiusa Pesio chromosome 7, ASM4071231v1 contains the following coding sequences:
- the LOC142644311 gene encoding uncharacterized protein LOC142644311 — translation MVSPEGIVIKKSLRLDFSATNNEVEYEALLVGMTMVWKMGRRVVEVFSYSRLVGGQAGGELEARDLRVQEYLSQVILVEDLYKPAEVKKEGAQIPQIRVRPSWMDPIVIFLKDNIFPKEKGEADKVRRKASCFWLSEDEKLYKHSFSGPYLLCVHPEAIDPLLEELHEGIYGGHTWGRSLSHRALTQGYWWPGMQNGVQEYVRKCDQCQKFAPNIHQPEGVLNPLSSLWPFAQWGLDIVGTFPKVARNKKWLLVGTDYFTKWVKTEPLVNIRDMDAKRFVLRIDIQLRLIPKEMDRPRLSTGETPFSLTYGADAIIPRESGFPTLRTILFTPDSNNRFLEKSLDLIKERRENFMVQLVYYQQKLKQGYNSNVKLRPLATRDLILQKVLGTAKNPA, via the exons ATGGTATCTCCTGAAGGGATTGTTATTAAGAAATCCTTGAGGTTGGACTTCTCAGCTACAAACAACGAGGTGGAATATGAAGCTTTGTTGGTAGGGATGACTATGGTTTGGAAAATGGGAAGAAGGGTGGTAGAGGTATTTTCATATTCCAGGCTGGTTGGTGGACAAGCAGGGGGAGAATTAGAAGCTAGGGATCTGAGAGTGCAAGAGTATTTGAGTCAG GTCATCCTGGTTGAGGATTTGTATAAACCTGCCGAGGTGAAGAAAGAGGGGGCACAGATTCCCCAAATTAGAGTgagacctagttggatggatcccatTGTTATATTCCTTAAGGATAACATTTTTCCGAAGGAGAAAGGAGAGGCTGATAAAGTGCGAAGAAAAGCTTCttgtttttggttgtccgaggacgaAAAATTGTACAAGCACTCTTTTTCTGGGCCATATTTGTTGTGTGTCCATCCCGAGGCAATAGATCCCCTCCtagaagaattacatgaagggatttatgGAGGTCATACATGGGGCAGATCACTATCTCACAGGGCCCtcactcaaggatattggtggccagGTATGCAAAATGGAGTGCAAGAGTATGTGaggaagtgtgaccaatgtcagaaGTTTGCCccaaacattcatcagcctgagGGCGTTCTTAATCCTCTCTCTAGTCtctggccttttgctcaatggggcttggacattgtgggAACTTTCCCTAAAGTAGCAAGAAACAAGAAATGGCTTTTGGTTGgcactgattacttcaccaaatgggttaaAACTGAGCCCCTAGTGAACATTAGAGATATGGATGCTAAGAgattt GTATTAAGAATAGATATTcaactccggcttatccccaaggaaatggatAGGCCGAGACT GTCCACGGGGGAGACTCCCTTCTCtttgacttatggggccgatgCTATAATTCCTCGAGAATCTGGATTCCCAACACTGAGAACAATCTTGTTTACTCCGGACAGCAATAACAGGTTCTTAGAGAAGAGCTTGGATTTGATTAAAGAGCGAAGAGAAAATTTCATGGTTCAGTTAGTgtattatcagcaaaagcttaaGCAGGGGTACAACTCAAATGTGAAGTTAAGACCATTAGCTACTAGAGACTTGATATTGCAGAAGGTTTTGGGTACTGCAAAGAACCCAGCATAG